CTTTATCATTGGCGATGTTGTTGTCCGGCTTTGttgcctttttgctctctttaTTTGCAGCGCTCTGCTCTGGCCGAGAGTCCAATTCCTTCTTGGATTTGACCATGACATTCAGCTCGGCCGAAGCGATGGGATTTGTGGCCCTGGACGAGGACACCCCTTCGAATTGAGGATTCGTTTGCTTGACAATCGCTTCGAATTCGCTCGCCGAAAGAGGGTTGGTAGTATTGGATGGTGGAATATATCTTGACTGAGTAGCGCACTCTTTATTATGGTCGATGTTTGCTCTCAATTCGGAAGCGGTAAAGGGATTGGTATCATTGGAAGACTGGATGTTTGTTATTGGAGTGTTGCACTCCTCGTTGTGTGTTGTGCTCGCGTTTATTTCGCTAGTAGTCAAAGGATTGGTGCTTTGGGCAGACGATTGAACTATCTTTGACTGAGTGTTGCACCAGCCATTATGTTCAGCATTTGCTTTCAATTCAGAAGAGGTGAAGGGGTTGGTATGCTGGGATGCTCCCTGGCTGTTCTCGCTAGGTGCTTGCTGATTGGCTTGCTCCATTGATGCTGTCGAATGTGATTTTGGATGGAATAAAGAACTCGACACTACTTGAACCTTTGTAGGCATTTTTACACAAGATTTAGAGAAATAAGAGCATCTAATTCTACAAAAGGCAGGGCAACTTTTGAAATGCTGTAATCGTACAGTGTCATGTTCGTCGCAGTTCAAACTCTCCACCGAAGCCACTGTTGAATTGGCACCTGACTGCCGCCCAGCATATCAACTTCAGATGGCTTTCAAACTGCAGTGTCTAACAACCAGTGCTACAAAGGACACGGCGCCATATCGGATAGCAGGCCATGTCCATATTGCCTCAATCTGAGCTACGCCATGCGTGCAAAGGCAAGCCCCGGCTCTTACCGCCCATTGCCATTGGTCATGGAGTGAGGGGTTTCGAGACTTGCCAGTCTTTGGATGGCTGCAGTCAGCAAGGGAGAAAACGGTTGAGCGGGATGGCACATTCAATTGCAAGAGTTGAATGAGTGGGTTTAGTGGCAACGATGCCGATCGTGGCAGCCATCCTAATGCAGCTGGACCAATATGTGTGGCCGTGGCTGCAGAACAGCTCATGACTGCAGCAGTTTCTCTGACGTGGCACAAAAGGTAACATTTGCGAGATTCGACTAGTCTCTTCCGCAGATATACAGTAGCCACATCTACACTTGCTCCATTATGCATTAGCCATTGACGTTCTGCTCGTGGTGTGGGCGCTGCTAGCGAGTATGACAGCCCCTGGATTCTAAGTTTTAGCACGCCAGGGCTCCATAAGATTTCAATCCAAGCGACTGAAAGCTTGTGGGTGGTGACAATACTGGCAGACTTTGATTGACCAGCTGTTGATTGTAATAATAGATTGAAAAATGGACTTATAGTTGCTTACTTGCCGATTATACTTGATATAGAGCTTTTAAAGGACTTTGTGATCATTGAAGAGGCCGAACCTGAGATGAAAGTATCGTCAGAATGGCTTGCATGGAGAGAATGAATTAGTACTGTAGCTGCCTCTTTTGTGGATATTCATACCCAAGACAATGGGCAGTGTTATAATTCAAAAATACGTACTGAAACGACGACTCAAACTCTTGATAAAAGCTTGCAAGATGTGTTTGAATACCAAGTATTAATTTTCACCACAtgtatactttttttaagtgTTTGACATTtactttgttttgtttgtttctgtaCAGGTTTGATTAGAACCTGAGCTAACAATATAGTGGCTCGAGGTTCTGGTTGTAGCTTCGTTTAATAGCCCACGATGTTTTAGTCAAATTGAACCTTATTCTGTACGATACTTGCAATTGGTTTCATGCTTTTGCTCCATGTGGTCTATGAATTAGCCGATTCGTATCCAGCCCAGCAGTGTTCTGGCCAGTTTCCAACCAACATCCAACTTCCTATTCCGTCTCCCTCCAACATTTCTGAATTTTGCGCCTTCTTTTCGATATGTGCGCGCGCTTACAGTATCCCCAGGTTCCATCACGTGAGTTATGGGGGTCGACTGTCGTTATGCCACCACCGCCCCAATCAATTCTGGCCTTCTACAAGCTGTAGATTGATTGATTATCATCATTCTATTTTCAAATGGATCCTGTACTTCCCAAGCCAGATTATCTACAGGACTTAGAGTGGTATTGGCCTTTTGCCAAGTTTTCCCTTGACCCCAACGATCTTTTTACCACGCTTCATGACCGCTTTAATACCAGACCGTTTTCGTTACAAGACCCTACTGCCTTCCACAGAGATGTTTATGAATGTGCTGATAGCTCGGATACAAGAGACGAGTTTTACTCGCGGCTAGAACAACGCAAGGCTCAACGGATCAAAGAAATGTCTAAAGGGTGGGATGAAGTCAGTACTTTACTGTGGTCCTCTACTTTACTCTCTTGTCAGTTGTGCTACGATCCAGAGACCCGTaatgtgaagatgaagccaGGTACCAAAAATGACTCGGCGGCCCGGCGGCAGTTCGCCTTTCAGCAATATGCGCGCTACATGTCCTTTGACAATCTGGTGACGTTTTTTGACGGCTTTgtgagagacgagagagaagaacgGGAGAGCATGAGACGCCGGGCAGACGAAGCCATtgagaggacgaggacggcgcGGGCCGCTAGGCGCGCAGCCGCCGCGTCTGAAGCCATCGAGGCGACTTCTTCAGACTCACCACGCAGGGCATCTCACGGAACAGCACGCAGCAAGCGCAAGTCGTCTCGCAATGCGCCAGTCTCAACTTCAGAGAGTCCGGCGGCTGCAGCGGTTGCTGCTGAAAAGCCAGAGCCCACATCGTCCTCGAGGCGGATCGGCCCGCGTCAGGCCGACAGGCTATCGCCAGAGCAAACGGCCGAGAgttcaagagcagcaaagaggagaatCGACGAAGATGCGCCTATATCTACTGGAAAGAGACGGCGCATGGCCAGCGAGGACGTTGGCGCCGAAGATGTCGATACAGAGAGACCCTTTGCTGGGCAAGACCAACCAGGGGTTCCAGAGGCTACGCCGACTCCTGCGCGTCGCAGGAAACGGAAATCTTTGGACGATTCcctggaagaagcaagaaagaaaaaggccagaaTGGTCGACAGCCCAAGCGAGCGGTTAGGGCAATCTCCAGGACAATCAGCTAATCAGGATCAACCAGGTAGAGCCCTCTCGTCAACCGAGAGTGCCGTTAATACAGTGGATCGCAGCCCATCTATTCTATCTAATGTCCCTGATACGACGCAGATACCTGAACAATACGACGACAGAGCATTTCTCCGTGCACGGACGGCGCACCAAATCATGGACCTAAACAGAGCCTTCTACATAGAAGAGCTAAGTCAATCGCCATCAGAGAGGAGTTCAGAGATTATTCATACAAACCAAGAGATTCCtcaagcagatgaagatCAGCTCACGCGTGGACTTACTACTGAGAATTCTACTACAGAAGCAGACACGAAATCGCCCAAAAGAAAGCTTCAAAAGAAGCCTCGAGCCTCGAACCGACAACGGGTCGATAAGAGACGCTCGAACAACGAGCAGAATCCATCATTGCCGAAGAAACAATCTCGTCGGAAAAATCCCCAAGAGCGATCCCCCCCCGCCTCCCACACAACGGCTTTTACGCTCCACGCGGTCGTCTAGAAGAGACACTGGAGAGGAGCTATGGTTTCTTGGCGATGATTCCGTGGCCCGTGCCGTTGGGAATACAAGGCGGGCATAGCTCTGGTCTCTATTCATGATACCATGAAATTCAAAGCAAAATCCAAGGGGCTCCAGCCGCCAAGTGCTAGTCGACGTGGAGGCATACCCGTTAACCTGGCAGGGCCGGGGGCAGCGGGCAGTCTCTGTTGTTTCGACTAACGGCTCGCATGCCGATTGGTTCGTTCTTCTAGCATGGTCGTTAATCTGACAGGGTCGGAGGCAGCGGCGtagctgaagaagggctgATGGCGATGCGGCCGGCTCGGGAGATATGGTCGTtatcctggcagggctgggtgcagCGGCGGAATCTCTAGAGGCCTTGAGCGGGGCCTTTGAAATGTTTGGAATGAATGGTGTGAATGAGGAGTGAAGAGGGAATATGTCGATATCAGGGATGGAATAGGAGGTGTGTATTATATGTCGGTTCGTTGTCGATGAGAAATAGGGCGGCGGCTAAATAGCCCTTAATATTAATAGAACTCTATTAAAACAATTGTAAAaagtaaaacaaaaaaagaaagagagagaaaaaaagtaattatatgGAATTATCATTAAAATCGTAGTAACACTTTCTCTCTAGATATTTACTACTTCGGGCGCTTCAATGCCATTATACGCTTGTGCTGCGATCATCATTTCGGCATCTCCAAATACTGTGGAATTTCAAAAAGTGTCTCCAACTTGTAAAGAAACGTATCATATCCACTACACCCAATAGCTCTCCAGCACCTTTGCCGTTGTGCGCCAAACTCAGACCCTGGTTCAAGCCAAGCACTTGATCATATGATCGCGAAAGGATGCCATGCGCTAACCTATAAGGGTTGAACGTATTGGCAACTGACTGCGTGAAGGACTCATTGTACCATCAACAGGTGGGAGAAGGTACTCTGTTATGAGTATACCTACTAAGCGAGACGTTCCCTCATTCAGGCTTGGCAGGCTACATAACTAGTCTGAGCGATGAGGGAAGCGGTTTCCTTAAAGGCATCTCATTGAATAGTTAGAAGCGCAAGCAACCGAATCTAATTTCTATCTGTGGGAGCTTCTAGAGGTGTAGTCCATCTATAATAATTACAAGAAAAAATGAGTAGTTCCGATACGGGGATATAGTGCATATGGAAATATAACGGGAGTGAATAAAAGAGAATAGAACTGGTGCAGGGGTTAAAAATAAGACAGCGGCATAGAGATGATAACCTCAAGGCCTTGATCTAAGACTCGGCCTTTTTCGTCGCCTTGGTCCTGAGTTTCATCATCAAAAACACAAGCCCGTAAATACCAACCACAAAGACAACAACAATGCCGGCATTTCTCCACCCATAAGTCTTCTCATTGAGGTTAAGGGTCCGGAGGTAATCGCCACCCTGGGTATATTGACACACACGGCAAGCGTCGGTGTCTTCTGGGTTCAGGAGGTTTGTAGCCGCGCCTATGCCCTGCTGGTAGACAGAAAGGTATTCTTGGCAGGTCTGGTTAGGGGCCGGGTCAAATACAGCAAGTTCACCGGACCTGCAGCGGACTGGCTTGTCCCAGGAAGTAAAGATGAGCAAAGAACTCATGAGGTAGTTGAAAGGATCAAGGTAGTAAATCCTGCCAAATGAGACTGTTAGAGACTGCTGGAACTAAGGGATCATCAATGCAACAGGTCAGATATTTACTTACCAGTATCTCCAGAACGGCTGAATTTGGCTGTAGGGCGTCATGACACCACAGAATGAGACCAGGGTTGTAATGACTAGCGGGTTGACA
This portion of the Trichoderma atroviride chromosome 6, complete sequence genome encodes:
- a CDS encoding uncharacterized protein (EggNog:ENOG41), with the translated sequence MDPVLPKPDYLQDLEWYWPFAKFSLDPNDLFTTLHDRFNTRPFSLQDPTAFHRDVYECADSSDTRDEFYSRLEQRKAQRIKEMSKGWDEVSTLLWSSTLLSCQLCYDPETRNVKMKPGTKNDSAARRQFAFQQYARYMSFDNLVTFFDGFVRDEREERESMRRRADEAIERTRTARAARRAAAASEAIEATSSDSPRRASHGTARSKRKSSRNAPVSTSESPAAAAVAAEKPEPTSSSRRIGPRQADRLSPEQTAESSRAAKRRIDEDAPISTGKRRRMASEDVGAEDVDTERPFAGQDQPGVPEATPTPARRRKRKSLDDSLEEARKKKARMVDSPSERLGQSPGQSANQDQPGRALSSTESAVNTVDRSPSILSNVPDTTQIPEQYDDRAFLRARTAHQIMDLNRAFYIEELSQSPSERSSEIIHTNQEIPQADEDQLTRGLTTENSTTEADTKSPKRKLQKKPRASNRQRVDKRRSNNEQNPSLPKKQSRRKNPQERSPPASHTTAFTLHAVV